The nucleotide window GGCAAATGTGATCCCTGAGAGTGCGCGCTGGGTTTATAGCAGTAAAAAAGACCTGTATCAGAAAAGCTATACCGTAGGTGTCCTTGAGACACGTGACCCAGACCTTAGGTCTGTCAAAGAAACAATAACTTATGCCTTAAAAGGAATGTCAGCCTATACTTACCATGCGGCTGTCCTTGGTTTTTATGATGACTCCATATTTGATTTTATCTTTGATGCCCTTTTTAAAATCGATACGGAAACACAGATCGAAAAGCTTTTACCGGTCGTAATTAAAACAGGAGAATATAACCTAAAAGCCCTGGAGGTTTTAGACAAGGCAAATACAGCGGTTTACGGCATGCCGAGCCCTGTAAAAGTAAGGACAAAGCCCGGAACCCGGCCGGGGATATTGGTGACCGGCCATGACTTGAAGGACTTAGAAATGCTTATGCACCAAAGCGAAAACCAGGGCATAGATGTATACACGAACGGCGAAATGGTACTTGCTCAGAGCCTTCCTTTTTTCAGGAAATTCAAACATTTGGCAGGCAACTACGGCAATGCCTGGTGGCAGCAGGCGGAAGAGTTCAGGTCTTTTAACGGGCCCGTACTTGTTACCTCAAACTGCATTATTCCGCCTGATGAATCGTACGTTAAAAGGATGTTTACCACCAGCGTAGCAGGGTTTCCGGGAATCCCCCACATAGAAGAAAAAAACGGCACAAAAGATTTCTCAACCCTTATTTCTTTAGCCAAAACCCTTCCGCCTCCGGCACCGTTAAAGGACAATGAGTTCATGAGCGGGTTCGGCAATAAATATTTGTTAAGCGTTAAAGACAAAGTTATTGAGCTTGTAAAGGACGGCAAGATAAAAAAATTTATCGTAATGGGCGGTTGTGACGGCAGGGAAACCAAACGGAAATATTATAAGGACAAAGCGCTGACGCTTCCCAAAGATACTGTAATACTTACTGCCGGGTGTGCAAAATACAGGTTCATTAAAGATATTTCCGATACTATTGAAGGTATCCCAAGAGTCCTTGATGCAGGCCAGTGCAGCGACAATTATTCCTTCCTGGTTTTTGCTCTTGAACTGGCCAAGTCTTTGGACATAAAGGACCTGAACGAACTTCCTATAGAATACGACATAGCCTGGTATGACCAAAAGGCTGTGGCTGTGCTTCTTACCCTTGTTTATCTCGGCATAAAAAAGATAAAATTCGGGCCTACACTCCCTGAGTTCCTTACCCAGTACATAATAAAGAATATTAAAGATAAATCGGATATTTCTACGGTTTATAAAGAGTAGGCCTGCCAATAATTCAGCAGGCCATTACACTACTTCGTTAGATCTAATGTTATAAGATAGTTTTCTTTTTCGGTGTCATTGCGAGTAGTAAAGCGACGTGGCAATCTCAAAAACGACGAGATTGCTTCTCCCGCTTTGCGGGATCGCAATGACAAATCTTACTTAACGAAGTAGTGATGATTACAGTGATAAAACAGAATGATTACGGTGATACGTCGCCGTTCAAATAAATAAATATGCACGGGTAACAGTGCCTTATTTGTTATTTGTCCCTTCTTCTTTTGCTTTATTGGCCGAGCGGATCCTTGAGCGTGTCAGCTGTGAAAGGAATGTTTTTCTAAGGCGGATGTTCTTCGGTGTGACCTCAACAAGCTCGTCGCTTTTTATAAAAACTATCGCTTTTTCAAGAGTCATCGGCTGGACCGGGGTAAGGAGTATGTTGTCGTCTTTTGCAGCAGCCCTCATGTTCGAGAGTTTCTTTTCCTTGCAGACGTTTACGTTCAGGTCATTATCCCTGTTGTGTTCGCCGACTATCATGCCTTCATAAACCCTGTCTCCCGGCCGCACGAAGAGAATACCCCTGGGCTCCAGGTTAAAAAGCCCGTAGCCGTTCGCTTCGCCTTCGCGGTCGGATACTAAAGACCCGTTGACCCGCGTATCAAAATCTCCCCTGTATTCTTCGTAACCTTTAAGGTAAGAATTCATTAAGCCCGTACCCCTGGTGTCGGTCAAAAACTCGCTGCGGTAACCTATAAGCGAGCGGGAAGGTATGGAAAACTCCATGCGCACCCTTCCTGTACCGTGGTTGACCATATTCGTCATTCTTCCTTTTTTTCTGGATAACTTTTCTGTCACTATCCCTATACATGATTCATCGCAGTCTATAAAAAGGTTTTCTATAGGTTCAAGTTTCTTGCCGTCTTTTTCTTTATAGATCACCTGCGGCCTGCCTACGCTTAACTCATAGCCTTCGCGGCGCATGGTCTCTATCAGTATTTCCATCTGGAACTCACCGCGCCCTTTTACAATGAATTTGTCGGAATCCGGCATATCCGTCACCTGGATGGCGACATTTTGCAGGGTTTCTTTATGGAGCCTCTCCGCGATCTTTTTTGACTGGACAAACCTGCCTTCCTGGCCGGAAAAGGGGGAGGTATTTATCGTAAACATCATTGAAATGGTAGGCTCGTCAACTTTAAGCCTTTTAAGCGCTTTCGGATTTTCCTTGTTGCATATAGTATCCCCGATGACTACGTCTTCTATCCCGGAAAGTATCACTATATCGCCGGCATGAACGCTTTCTACTTCTTTATAATTAATGCCTTCATAGATCTGGAGTTTTGAAACTTTTAATGTGATGATATTATTATTTTCTTTAATACATGCCAGGTTGTCGCTTAATTTTGCCGAGCCGTGGAAAACCCTTCCAATGGCGAGCCGTCCGAGGTAATCCGAATAATCAAGGTCGGACACAAGCATCTGGAACGGCTCGGATTCGTCATATATCGGTGCAGGCACCAGGCTTAATATAGTTTCAAAAAGTATCTTAAGGTCTTTTCCTTTTTCTTCCAGTGTTTTTTGCGCCAGGCCTTTTCTTCCTACGGCATAAAGCACGGGAAAATCGATATGATGGTCTTTGGCATCAAGGTCCATGAACAGGCCGTATATCTCGTCAAGAACTTCTTTCGGTCTTGCGTCTTTCCTGTCTATCTTGTTTACTATAACAATTATTTTAAGCCCTGCTTCCAGGGCTTTTCCAAGGACAAACCGAGTCTGCGGCAGAGGTCCTTCCGAAGCGTCTACAAGGAGGATGGCGCCATCTACCATGCTTAAGGCCCGCTCTACCTCGCCTCCGAAATCCGAATGGCCCGGCGTATCGATAATGTTTATACTGACGCCCTTATAGTGTATAGAACAATTTTTAGCAGCTATGGTAACCCCGCGCTCACGCTCAAGGTCCAGGCTGTCCATCACCCTTTCGGATACTTCCTGGTTTTCGCGGAATATCCCGCCCTGCCTCAACATGTGATCCACAAGAGTAGTTTTTCCGTGGTCAACATGCGCTATTATGGCTATATTCCTTATTTTTTCATTTATGATTAATTTACTCATTTAATACCCCTTTAAAGAGAGAATATTATACATTAAGTGAGAAAATAAGTCCACTAAAAAATACAATATTTGACTTTTGTTTCAGAGCGCTATATAATAATACGAATATAATCACCAATGGAATAATAAATGCCTTCAATCGAACATATCATAACCGGTTTTTCCCTGCTTCTGATAATTAGCATAATCGCAAGCAAAGCGTCCTCAAGGTTTGGGATCCCTTCTCTTCTGATATTCCTGTTTATCGGTATCTTTGTGGGCTCAAAGCAGATAGGAGATATATCTTTTCATGATACCCGCCTGGCGCAGTATATCGGGGTAGTCGCACTTGTATTCATACTCTTTTCAGGAGGCCTTGAAACCGACTGGAAAGTGGTAAAACCTGTCCTGTGGCACGGGATATACCTTTCTACTTTCGGTGTTCTGATAACAGCTGTTGCCCTGGGTTTTTTTGCTGTTTATGTACTCCATTTTTCGATCATAGAGGGGCTTTTGCTTGGCTCGGTCGTTTCATCTACAGATGCTGCAGCCGTTTTCTCCGTACTGCGCTCAAGGAAGATAAGCCTTTCCGGGAATTTAAGGCCTTTATTAGAACTTGAATCCGGCAGCAATGACCCGATGGCCGTGTTTTTGACCATTGGATTTATAAGCATATTGTCAGAAACCAGTAAATCTATGTTAGATATGATTCCTCTTTTTGTGATGCAAATGGGCATCGGTGCATTCATGGGGTATCTGTTTGGAAAAGGAATTCTTTTGTTAATAAACAAGGTAAAACTTGAATATGACGGCCTTTATCCTGTGTTTACAACTTCCCTGGTCCTATTGGCGTATGCCCTGACGAACATGTTCAACGGGAGCGGATTTTTGGCGATATATATCGCGGGGCTGATGATGGGGAACAGCAACTTCGTGCAAAAAAGGAACCTGATACATTTTCACTCTGGTATAGCGTGGCTCATGCAGATAGCTATGTTCTTAACCCTCGGGTTATTGGTAGTACCGTCAAAGATAGCGTCTATAGCCTGGACGGGGTTTATGGTTTCGATATTTTTAATGTTCGTAGCAAGGCCCTTGAGCGTATTCATAGCTTTATTTAAGACGGGACTTTTTTTCAGAGAAAAACTGTTTATTTCCTGGGTGGGTTTAAGAGGTTCAGTGCCGATAATCCTTGCGACTTTTCCTCTCTTAGCGGGTGTCCAAATAGCAGATATGGTCTTTAACATAGCTTTTTTTATTGTCCTGACATCTGCGATATTTCAGGGTACGTCTATAGCTTTTATGGCAAAACTCTTAAAAGTAGAAGTACCGTTCAAAGACAAGATACAATACCCGCTTCAGTTCGAACAGACCGATGACCTTAATACTAGGTTGATAGATTTCACCATCCCTTATAATTCGTGGATGATAGATAAAACTGTCGCCCGGATCGGCCTTCCGGACGATAGTCTGATAACCCTTATCGCCCGGAGCGATGATTTTGTGGTGCCGAGCGGAAAAACAAAAGTTGAGGCAGGAGATGTGCTTTTGATACTGGTAAATAACAACAACCTGCAGGAAATACTGGACCTGCTGTCGAGTAAACACAGGGATAATTAAAAGTATAAGGATAATAAAAAAATGAAATTTCTTTTTGAACTTCTACCTATCATTTTGTTTTTTGTAGCATATAAATTTAAAGGCATATTTTTTGCCACCTCCCTGGCTATAGCCGCAAGCCTCGTGCAGATAGCTTTTACTTATTTACGCACAAGAAAAGTTGAGCTTATAATGTGGGTGAGCCTGGGCGTTATATTAGTATTTGGAAGCGCCACTCTTATTTTCCGCAATGAGATATTCATAAAATGGAAACCCACGGTCCTTTACTGGATATTTGCCGGTGCGATTTTTTCGATCAAATTTATATTTAAAAAAAATGCCATACAGGGCCTTCTTAAAAGCCAGCTTGTGTTGCCTCAAAACGTATGGGAAAGATTAAATATAGGATGGGGAACGTTTTTTGCGGTACTTGGCGCGATAAATCTTTTTGTTGCATATAATTTCCCGACTAATACCTGGGTAAATTTTAAATTATTCGGAATAATGGGGCTTGTATTGTTATTTGTTATACTGCAGGGGATATTCCTTGCCAAGTACATTGAAGAAGATAAAAAATCTTGACAATAAATATTTTGCATGTTATAATTATCCTGTCATGAGCAATACTTTAACAAATTCAATTAAACGCGCATTGGTCCTTGTTAGCCTTGTCCTCTGGGATAAGGCAGGGAGGGGTGCGTTTTAATTTGTTAAAGTAAAGAATCAAACAATTAACTAAAAATTAGAACCACCACTTTTAAAGCCGGTGGTTTTTTTGTTTGCCCCGAAAAAGAGAAAAGGATGGTAAAATGAGTGCATTTGACATGGTTTCAAACCAATATGCAAAAAAGGCATTAGTCCAATCAGGTGATGCAAACGGATTTACAAAGAAAGAATATTATAAAGTAGGGATAGACGATGAATACTTTATTGCTTTCAACGAAAAAGTTAAGAACGAGTTTGAGAAAGAGGCTAAAAACGGGAAAGTAGGTTTAGATTTCAACAGGTTATATTATATAGGAGAAAAAACATGAGATATACATTCGGAACATCAGAGACAGCTTCACAAAGGCTTCAAAAAATATCAGAGATATTTAATCCGCATTCAATGGATTTTATAAGGGATAATATCCGCTCCCCAATAACTTCGGCTCTTGACCTGGGGTGCGGCCCGGGTTTTACCACGCATATGCTTTCTATGGCTGTTAATACAAAGCAGGTGTACGGGCTTGATAATTCGGAAGAATTCCTGATTAAAGCCATGGACAGGTTCTCTCAATGCATATTTATCAGGCATGATGCCAAAAAAATACCGTTCCCGATCAACCCGGACATTATGTATATGAGGTTTGTACTCTCGCACCTTGCTAACCCGGTCAGGCTCATCAATATGTGGATAAATGAAATAAATGACGGCGGGATGATCCTTATTGAAGAAATGGAGGGAATAGATACAGGCGTGGAACTGTTCAAAAGATATCTTAAGATCAACACCGGGCTTGTCAACTCGCAAGGAGCAAGTCTTTACGTGGGCAAAGAACTCTCCAAAGGCCGGTATAATGCGGATGTCCTTATTAATGAATGCATCGAGCTGCCTGTAAAGAACTGCGACGCTGCTGCCATGTTCTATCCAAACACTATAAGTATATGGCAGAAAGAAAGGTATGTCCTTAATAACTGCTCCTGTAAGGAAAGAAAGGAGATATCGGAAGGGATCAAGAAAATAATGAATTCAAATGACGGGCGAACCGGGACCACCTGGAAGATGAGGCGGATCGTGTTAAGAAGAAGCGGTTATGAAATGTTCATTTAGCAGCCAGCGGAGCCCTTTTGGCAGGAGAGGCTGTATCATAATGTCATTGCGATCCCGCAAAGCGGGAGAAGCAATCTATTACATTAATTCAAGATAGAGATCTTTCCACATCTTATTTGAGCTATTTATTAAATCTATCTTTTTACTTCTAGAGCCGCCTTTAATCTGTTTTTCTCTGGCAATTGCATTTTTTATATCGCTGTAGACTTCATAATAAACCAGTTTTATAATATTGTATCTTTTAGTGAAACCTTCTAGAACCTTATTTTTGTGTTCATATACTCTTTTTATTATATCATTTGTAACTCCAGTGTAAAGAACAGTATTATTTTTATTCGTCATTATGTAAATATAGTATTGTTTTCCCATGATAGTAGAGATTGCTTCGTCGCCCTACCGGCTCCTCGCAATGACATTTCTTTATCGATGACAACTCTAAGGAATATTCAGATGTAAAGTTATTTTTGTGATACAATATAAGCGTATAATATTTTTGCCGCGCTGCGTGCCGCATTCCTTACGGTTTCCATGTTTTCTTTTTTAAAAGTGCCGTAAAAGGGGTTAGATTTTAAAATATCAGTAACATACAGCAGGGAAACGGCGGGTTTTTTTACATAATTTGCTGCGGCCAGGAAAGCGGCAGTTTCCATATCAACAACTTTAATTTTGTGGTTTTTTAATAAATCTAAATATTCTTCTTCCAGTTTTAATGAACCTACGGATAAACAGGCCCCTTTTATGATATCGGATGAAAAACCGCTAAGAAGTTCTTTGTCCGGATAAAAAACATCCAGTGTTTTTCTTTTAAGGAGCATATTTACGAAGCTGTCCTGCGAATATGCTTTTTCCGCTAAGAAGGCATCGCCTATAGCAAGGCCCTTGTCAACCGCACCGGAAGAACCCAAAAATATAAGTTTTTTGCATTTTGTATCTTTTAAATATAAAACAGCGTCTCCGACAAACCCGGCACCCATCTTTGTTATGATCAGCGAAAAATTATCATCGCTGCCCGCAGAATAAAGAAGGCCTCTGTTTATCTCAAGTATCTTAAGTTCATTTATAATGTCTTTTGAAAAAAATGGGATTATTACACAGGTTTCTTTTATTTCTACCTGTCTTATGCCGAACAAAAATTTAAATATATCGTTTTGTTTTATTTTTTTCATGATAGTAGAGATTGCTTCGTCGCTTCGCTCCTCGCAATGACTGCAATAAGTCATTGCGAGCGACAGCGAAGCAATCTATTACATTAATTCAAGATAGAGATCCTTCCATGTCTTATTTGAGTTATTTACTAAAGTAATCTTTTTATTTCTAGAACCACCCTTAATCTGTTTTTCCCTTGCAATTGCATTTTTTATATCATTAAAAACTTCATAATAAACCAGTTTTGTAATATTGTATCTTTTAGTAAAACCTTCAGTAACCTTGTTCTTGTGTTCATATACTCTTTTTATTATATCATTTGTAACTCCGGTGTAAAGAACAGTGTTATTTTTATTCGTCATTATGTAAATATAGTATTGTTTTTCCATGCTATTAAGGATTGCTTCGTCGCCCTGCGGGCTCCTCGCAATGACTACAATAAGTCATCGCGATCCCGCAAAGCGGGAGAAGCAATCTAATTATTTGAATTGCTATATGTGTTTTTAAAATAGTCCTTCCGGCCGTGGATATAGACATTATATACTTTATTATTTTCTTTTGCATATTTTTCTATGCTGTTTTTAATTGACTGCCATGTGCCGTTGTAGATTTTATTGTCGGTAACCATAGCATTGTATTTTTGTTTTAAATACGGATAGGAACCTGTAATGGCATCGATAACTTTGGAAATGTTGCCGAGGTTAAAATTTAATCCCTCAAAATTCATCGTATCGTATTTTTCAAAGCCAGCAAAGATATCGTTAATATCAGTTACAAACGGCAGGATGGGAGAAAAGCTCGGGATCACGGGTATTTTGTTATAGTGAAGTTCTTCAATTGCAGCCAACCTGTCTTTAAAAGGCGGGCTTTTTAGTTCGATCTTATTTTTCAGGTCTTGCCCAAAATTGTTTATAGTAAAATAAATAGCTTTACAGTAACCTTCTTTTAAGAGGTGCAAGCTTTCCCTTATCAAAGGCGAACGGGTCAGTATAGAATAATAGACCCCGTGTTTATTCAGTATTTCAAGGACCTTGTTTGTTATCTTGTATTTAGTTTCAACAGGCTGGAAACACTCTGTTATCGAACCGATAAGGACCTGTTTCGGTTTTTTAATAAGTATTTCTTTTTCCAGCAGAAGAGGGGCATTCAGCCTAACATCTACGAACGAACCCCATTTTCTTTTATCTTTCAGCGTGGATTTGTTGAATTGAGCATAGCAGTAAATGCAGGAAAACTGGCATCCTTTATACGGATTTATTACATAATCTCCAAGATCAATCGATGTCGGGTTTAATATCCTTGAAACGCCTACTTCCCTTATTTCCATTTTTCCTCAACCAGGTTTTTCATGAAAGCATTAGTATACTTAAAACCTTCTTTTTTTATGGTCTCTATGAACAGGTTCACTTTATGAATAGACTCTTTATTGATTCTGTAGTCAGCTTTTCTTTCTATACTTGTGCCTTCATAATAGACATAGGGGTTTATCTGTTCTATCTTCTTTATAAGAGCTTTGTTCCTTATCAAAAAATACAGGCTTTCTTTATAATCCTCTATCGTCTCGCCCGGGAACCCTACTATAAGGCTTACTCCGAAATTTAAATCAGCGGAATTCAGTTTCTTGAAGAATAAGGCAGCGTCAGCCGCTGTAAAACCCTTGTTCATATTTCTTAAAGTATTGTTGCAGCCTGACTCAAGGCCGACAAAAAGGTTGTAACAGCCGCTGGTTTTCATTTTTTTAAATAAACTGTCCGGCATAGCGTTCCTTACTGCGATTTGCGCCTCCCAGTTTATAGAGCCGAAATTCGATATGATATTATCCAAAAGGTTTTCAAAGGCTTCTAAATCGCCGTTTATTAAAGAGTCGTTAAAAATAAAATTCTTTATACCTTCTTTTTTTAGTTCTCTTATACTATCTATTATTTTATCTACCGGATAAGTCCTGAATTTTTTATACAACAAACGTTCTGAGCAGAAACCGCAGTTTCTTATGCAGCCCCTTGAAAAGATAAGCGAGACAGCTCCTTTTTTAGGGTAATCATTGAGGTTAAAGTCGGAATAATCTGCGCAGGAAAAATCATCAGGATTTTGTATTTCATTAAACAGGATGACTTTTTCACCCATTTTTTTCTCTGTGATATAAGCTAACAGGGCGTGCTCGCCCTCGCCTACCACAAAAAGATCGGACAAACCGGAATATTCTTTAGCCAGGCCGTCTTTAAATTTGAAATATTGGCTTGCTATCTCAGGGCCTCCAAAAATGATTTTAATTTCCGGATTTTTGGCTTTCAATATCCCTGCGACTTCCTTTACGACGCTAAAGTTGCTTTTATAACATGAAAAACCGATTATTTTATAGCTTAAAAGCCTGTCTATCATTAGATTAAAATCTTTTTGATGGTTTTTTTTAACTGCGGCAAGGAATGAATTTTCAAAATCTGGATTAGAGCTTGTTTGCCATTGTTTTTTAATGTTGTTGTCCATGATACGAAAAAAATAATTATTGAAATCAAGGATATCTGATCCGGTCTGGTTTTGTTTAAGATAACCTTTCAGGGCCGCAAGGCCAAGCGGCGGGAGGTTCGGCCAGAAAACAGGCAGTAAGACAAGAGCGGTTTCATGATTCATAATAAGTAATATTATACGAAAAATATGGAAGTTAAGAAAGGATTTGTCACTATATATATCAAATTTTATAAATATTTTACATATTTTTTATATTGATTCCAAACTGTTTATATATTATATATATATTATGAAGAAAATAGCAGTGCTCATCATATTCAGTTTCATTCTCTACCATTGTTCGTTTTTATTAGTAACCGATAGTTTAGGCGAACAAAATATTTTTGCAAGCGCTGCAGCTGTAGGCGATAGATTTTTTGTCTCTCAATATCTAGCGCAGAACGTTGTTAAAGTGGTAGACCTGCTGCTTTCAAACAGCTCTTCGAATCCGCCTATCAACAAAGCTAAACCGCAGGAAAAAGAATCGAAGCATGAGGCAGACCAGACCTTGCCTTCCATGAACAAAGAGTTTTCTTTCACTGTCAAGACTATTCACAGCCAGGGTGGTATTTTATTAAGCATTGCAAAAAGTCCTTGTATTTACAATGCTTTTA belongs to Candidatus Liberimonas magnetica and includes:
- the hcp gene encoding hydroxylamine reductase, which translates into the protein MNMFCYQCQETGNGKGCTALGMCGKTDETANLQDLLIYTLKGLAFYARFIFSSGKPFNLELKRKTGVIITESLFATITNTNFDPSRILSYTERALRHREALHKEYLKAVDAPSPVPGTGAANVIPESARWVYSSKKDLYQKSYTVGVLETRDPDLRSVKETITYALKGMSAYTYHAAVLGFYDDSIFDFIFDALFKIDTETQIEKLLPVVIKTGEYNLKALEVLDKANTAVYGMPSPVKVRTKPGTRPGILVTGHDLKDLEMLMHQSENQGIDVYTNGEMVLAQSLPFFRKFKHLAGNYGNAWWQQAEEFRSFNGPVLVTSNCIIPPDESYVKRMFTTSVAGFPGIPHIEEKNGTKDFSTLISLAKTLPPPAPLKDNEFMSGFGNKYLLSVKDKVIELVKDGKIKKFIVMGGCDGRETKRKYYKDKALTLPKDTVILTAGCAKYRFIKDISDTIEGIPRVLDAGQCSDNYSFLVFALELAKSLDIKDLNELPIEYDIAWYDQKAVAVLLTLVYLGIKKIKFGPTLPEFLTQYIIKNIKDKSDISTVYKE
- the typA gene encoding translational GTPase TypA, which codes for MSKLIINEKIRNIAIIAHVDHGKTTLVDHMLRQGGIFRENQEVSERVMDSLDLERERGVTIAAKNCSIHYKGVSINIIDTPGHSDFGGEVERALSMVDGAILLVDASEGPLPQTRFVLGKALEAGLKIIVIVNKIDRKDARPKEVLDEIYGLFMDLDAKDHHIDFPVLYAVGRKGLAQKTLEEKGKDLKILFETILSLVPAPIYDESEPFQMLVSDLDYSDYLGRLAIGRVFHGSAKLSDNLACIKENNNIITLKVSKLQIYEGINYKEVESVHAGDIVILSGIEDVVIGDTICNKENPKALKRLKVDEPTISMMFTINTSPFSGQEGRFVQSKKIAERLHKETLQNVAIQVTDMPDSDKFIVKGRGEFQMEILIETMRREGYELSVGRPQVIYKEKDGKKLEPIENLFIDCDESCIGIVTEKLSRKKGRMTNMVNHGTGRVRMEFSIPSRSLIGYRSEFLTDTRGTGLMNSYLKGYEEYRGDFDTRVNGSLVSDREGEANGYGLFNLEPRGILFVRPGDRVYEGMIVGEHNRDNDLNVNVCKEKKLSNMRAAAKDDNILLTPVQPMTLEKAIVFIKSDELVEVTPKNIRLRKTFLSQLTRSRIRSANKAKEEGTNNK
- a CDS encoding potassium/proton antiporter, yielding MPSIEHIITGFSLLLIISIIASKASSRFGIPSLLIFLFIGIFVGSKQIGDISFHDTRLAQYIGVVALVFILFSGGLETDWKVVKPVLWHGIYLSTFGVLITAVALGFFAVYVLHFSIIEGLLLGSVVSSTDAAAVFSVLRSRKISLSGNLRPLLELESGSNDPMAVFLTIGFISILSETSKSMLDMIPLFVMQMGIGAFMGYLFGKGILLLINKVKLEYDGLYPVFTTSLVLLAYALTNMFNGSGFLAIYIAGLMMGNSNFVQKRNLIHFHSGIAWLMQIAMFLTLGLLVVPSKIASIAWTGFMVSIFLMFVARPLSVFIALFKTGLFFREKLFISWVGLRGSVPIILATFPLLAGVQIADMVFNIAFFIVLTSAIFQGTSIAFMAKLLKVEVPFKDKIQYPLQFEQTDDLNTRLIDFTIPYNSWMIDKTVARIGLPDDSLITLIARSDDFVVPSGKTKVEAGDVLLILVNNNNLQEILDLLSSKHRDN
- a CDS encoding septation protein A is translated as MKFLFELLPIILFFVAYKFKGIFFATSLAIAASLVQIAFTYLRTRKVELIMWVSLGVILVFGSATLIFRNEIFIKWKPTVLYWIFAGAIFSIKFIFKKNAIQGLLKSQLVLPQNVWERLNIGWGTFFAVLGAINLFVAYNFPTNTWVNFKLFGIMGLVLLFVILQGIFLAKYIEEDKKS
- a CDS encoding class I SAM-dependent methyltransferase, with protein sequence MRYTFGTSETASQRLQKISEIFNPHSMDFIRDNIRSPITSALDLGCGPGFTTHMLSMAVNTKQVYGLDNSEEFLIKAMDRFSQCIFIRHDAKKIPFPINPDIMYMRFVLSHLANPVRLINMWINEINDGGMILIEEMEGIDTGVELFKRYLKINTGLVNSQGASLYVGKELSKGRYNADVLINECIELPVKNCDAAAMFYPNTISIWQKERYVLNNCSCKERKEISEGIKKIMNSNDGRTGTTWKMRRIVLRRSGYEMFI
- a CDS encoding GIY-YIG nuclease family protein; this translates as MGKQYYIYIMTNKNNTVLYTGVTNDIIKRVYEHKNKVLEGFTKRYNIIKLVYYEVYSDIKNAIAREKQIKGGSRSKKIDLINSSNKMWKDLYLELM
- a CDS encoding GIY-YIG nuclease family protein; the protein is MEKQYYIYIMTNKNNTVLYTGVTNDIIKRVYEHKNKVTEGFTKRYNITKLVYYEVFNDIKNAIAREKQIKGGSRNKKITLVNNSNKTWKDLYLELM
- a CDS encoding radical SAM protein, producing MEIREVGVSRILNPTSIDLGDYVINPYKGCQFSCIYCYAQFNKSTLKDKRKWGSFVDVRLNAPLLLEKEILIKKPKQVLIGSITECFQPVETKYKITNKVLEILNKHGVYYSILTRSPLIRESLHLLKEGYCKAIYFTINNFGQDLKNKIELKSPPFKDRLAAIEELHYNKIPVIPSFSPILPFVTDINDIFAGFEKYDTMNFEGLNFNLGNISKVIDAITGSYPYLKQKYNAMVTDNKIYNGTWQSIKNSIEKYAKENNKVYNVYIHGRKDYFKNTYSNSNN
- a CDS encoding radical SAM protein, with amino-acid sequence MNHETALVLLPVFWPNLPPLGLAALKGYLKQNQTGSDILDFNNYFFRIMDNNIKKQWQTSSNPDFENSFLAAVKKNHQKDFNLMIDRLLSYKIIGFSCYKSNFSVVKEVAGILKAKNPEIKIIFGGPEIASQYFKFKDGLAKEYSGLSDLFVVGEGEHALLAYITEKKMGEKVILFNEIQNPDDFSCADYSDFNLNDYPKKGAVSLIFSRGCIRNCGFCSERLLYKKFRTYPVDKIIDSIRELKKEGIKNFIFNDSLINGDLEAFENLLDNIISNFGSINWEAQIAVRNAMPDSLFKKMKTSGCYNLFVGLESGCNNTLRNMNKGFTAADAALFFKKLNSADLNFGVSLIVGFPGETIEDYKESLYFLIRNKALIKKIEQINPYVYYEGTSIERKADYRINKESIHKVNLFIETIKKEGFKYTNAFMKNLVEEKWK